One part of the uncultured Bacteroides sp. genome encodes these proteins:
- a CDS encoding RagB/SusD family nutrient uptake outer membrane protein, protein MEKKYLFVLILFVLILTNSCSDFLDKSPQGILTGKEVSSPEYVDNLVTAAYAIWVSGDDMNSSFTLWNYDVRSDDCYKGGSGAADGDVFHFLEIAQGTRSTDWNINDIWNRLYKCVTRANTALQSLNSLDEKEYPMKESRIGEMRFLRGHAFFMLKELFNKIVIVDETISTKDYTSLSNVTYTSDEEWQKIADDFKYAYNHLPEVQEEVGRPTKAAAAAYLAKTMLYKAYRQDEQYNVTEINQDDLESVLAYTSDEIMATAGYGLESDYSMNFLPNYENGKESIWAIQYSINDGTKYGNLNFGMELTVPQYLGCCDFHKPSQNLVNAFKTKNGLPIFDGYNIDNYDSTKDHSDPRLFHTVAMPGFPYKYNTSYVYTKDWNRNPDYYGVYASLKENVDPDCTCQAKIGGTFWANSLNHIVIRYADVLLMRAEALIELHRSGEALPLINKVRTRAAASTNLIFDYAPNLEISTYKNGVNCTWTEDFARQALRWERRLEFGMESSRFFDLVRWGIADQVINSYYRSEERRRTYYRNGSFTQGKNEYLPIPYSQITASNNLYKQNNGWN, encoded by the coding sequence ATGGAAAAGAAATATTTATTCGTTCTTATATTGTTTGTTTTAATACTCACAAATAGTTGCTCTGATTTTCTTGATAAATCACCTCAGGGAATTTTAACTGGAAAAGAAGTCTCTTCGCCTGAATATGTTGATAACCTGGTCACCGCTGCTTATGCAATATGGGTCTCAGGCGATGATATGAATTCATCTTTTACACTATGGAATTACGATGTAAGATCTGATGATTGTTATAAAGGGGGATCGGGAGCTGCCGATGGTGATGTCTTTCATTTTCTTGAAATAGCCCAAGGAACGCGTTCTACTGACTGGAATATAAATGATATCTGGAATAGATTATATAAATGTGTGACCCGCGCTAATACGGCGTTGCAGTCACTTAATAGTTTAGATGAAAAAGAGTACCCAATGAAAGAGTCTCGTATTGGAGAAATGCGCTTTTTGCGAGGACATGCTTTTTTTATGTTGAAAGAGTTATTTAATAAGATTGTTATTGTTGATGAGACTATATCTACTAAAGATTATACTTCCTTATCTAATGTAACTTATACTAGTGATGAAGAGTGGCAAAAAATAGCTGACGATTTTAAATACGCATATAATCATTTGCCAGAAGTGCAAGAAGAAGTTGGGCGACCAACTAAAGCTGCCGCTGCTGCTTATTTGGCTAAGACCATGCTGTACAAGGCTTATAGACAGGACGAACAATATAATGTAACAGAAATAAATCAAGATGATTTAGAGTCTGTTCTTGCTTATACAAGTGATGAAATAATGGCTACAGCCGGTTATGGTTTAGAATCGGATTATAGTATGAATTTTCTTCCAAATTATGAAAATGGAAAAGAATCCATTTGGGCTATACAATATTCAATTAATGATGGAACCAAATACGGTAATTTGAATTTTGGTATGGAATTAACAGTACCTCAATATTTAGGGTGTTGTGATTTTCATAAGCCTAGTCAAAACCTTGTAAATGCGTTTAAGACGAAGAATGGCTTACCTATCTTTGACGGTTATAATATTGATAATTATGATAGTACAAAGGATCATTCTGACCCTCGTCTGTTTCACACTGTTGCAATGCCTGGTTTTCCTTATAAATATAATACGAGCTATGTTTATACAAAAGATTGGAACCGTAATCCTGATTATTATGGAGTATATGCTTCATTAAAAGAGAATGTTGATCCTGATTGCACTTGTCAAGCTAAAATAGGTGGCACCTTTTGGGCTAACTCTTTGAATCATATCGTGATCCGTTATGCAGATGTGTTACTAATGAGAGCAGAAGCGTTAATAGAATTACATCGTTCAGGAGAAGCATTACCCCTTATCAATAAAGTAAGAACTAGAGCAGCAGCAAGTACTAATTTGATTTTTGACTATGCTCCTAATCTTGAAATTTCGACTTATAAGAATGGAGTAAATTGTACCTGGACTGAAGATTTTGCTCGTCAGGCATTGCGTTGGGAACGACGTTTGGAGTTCGGTATGGAAAGTTCTCGTTTTTTTGATTTGGTACGTTGGGGGATAGCTGATCAGGTTATCAATTCATATTATCGTTCTGAAGAAAGGCGTAGAACATATTATAGGAATGGGTCTTTTACGCAAGGGAAAAATGAATATTTACCAATTCCATATAGTCAAATTACTGCCAGCAATAATTTATACAAGCAAAACAACGGTTGGAATTAA
- a CDS encoding DUF4960 domain-containing protein — MKLFYKYIYFFSIIALTVLTGSCNNSNTSELNLDCNANITSFNLNGYEGIIDQTEGTITVQVPDGTDVSAMTLEYALSDGAEADLANKSIANFSLPVAMLVSNGDIYRRYTVSVEIDKAKMLSFKINDSYIGTIDDEAKTITVYVPKSVDVTQLIATYTITDGAAATPENDAIIDFSNPVTYTVTHRTATSLYTVHVIPTDIKYTAFVGTASSIDEIESPEEKAAATWMIQNISGAEYISFADINTGNVQLGKYSVIWWHWHVDNYTDAIGLSNGAAEAIPKFKDYYQHGGSLLLTRYATRYLSSLEITLDKASPNNCWGGSEDNPEIAVSPWGISFKGHEDHPLFAGLQTASGKDYVAYLFDKGYAVTNSTAQWHIGSDWGGYNTKEDWQNATAGIALGRSDGDADNESGAIVIAEFPKKGNSGTVISIGSGAFDWYGNGVTTTGSYRSNLTTMTKNAITYLSE; from the coding sequence ATGAAATTATTCTATAAATATATCTACTTCTTTTCAATCATTGCACTTACTGTATTAACGGGGAGCTGCAATAATAGTAACACATCCGAGCTTAATTTGGATTGCAATGCAAATATTACGTCTTTCAATCTTAATGGATATGAAGGTATAATAGATCAAACAGAGGGTACAATAACTGTTCAGGTTCCTGATGGAACAGATGTTTCTGCTATGACTCTTGAATATGCTTTGTCCGATGGAGCAGAGGCTGACTTGGCAAATAAAAGTATAGCTAATTTTTCTTTACCAGTAGCTATGCTTGTCAGTAATGGAGACATATATAGAAGATATACCGTTAGTGTAGAAATAGATAAAGCTAAAATGCTTAGTTTCAAGATCAATGATTCGTATATAGGAACGATTGATGATGAGGCGAAAACAATAACAGTCTATGTGCCAAAGAGTGTAGACGTAACCCAACTTATAGCAACATATACTATTACAGATGGCGCTGCAGCAACTCCTGAGAACGATGCAATAATAGACTTTAGTAATCCGGTAACGTATACTGTAACTCATCGCACTGCGACATCTCTATATACCGTTCATGTTATTCCGACAGATATAAAGTATACTGCTTTTGTTGGTACTGCTTCGTCAATAGATGAGATAGAAAGCCCTGAAGAAAAAGCTGCGGCAACATGGATGATCCAAAATATCTCTGGTGCGGAATATATTTCTTTTGCTGATATAAATACTGGTAATGTGCAGTTAGGCAAATATTCGGTAATATGGTGGCACTGGCATGTTGATAATTATACAGATGCCATAGGGTTATCAAATGGAGCTGCTGAAGCAATACCAAAGTTTAAGGATTATTACCAACATGGAGGCAGCTTGTTATTAACCCGTTATGCTACAAGATACCTTTCATCATTAGAAATCACATTAGATAAAGCATCGCCTAATAATTGTTGGGGTGGGAGCGAAGATAATCCTGAGATAGCAGTATCTCCTTGGGGGATCTCGTTTAAAGGTCATGAGGATCATCCTTTATTTGCAGGTCTACAAACTGCTTCTGGCAAGGATTATGTTGCATATTTATTTGATAAAGGATATGCTGTTACTAACAGTACAGCCCAATGGCATATTGGCTCTGATTGGGGTGGCTATAATACTAAAGAAGACTGGCAAAACGCAACCGCTGGCATTGCTTTAGGACGAAGTGATGGTGACGCTGATAATGAGAGCGGAGCTATAGTTATAGCTGAGTTCCCTAAAAAAGGAAATTCAGGGACCGTCATTAGTATAGGTTCAGGTGCCTTCGACTGGTATGGCAACGGAGTAACCACTACGGGTTCTTACAGGTCGAATCTTACGACTATGACTAAAAATGCCATTACATATCTTAGTGAATAA
- a CDS encoding TonB-dependent receptor — protein sequence MAQQITINGIVTSKNDGEPIIGASVLEKGTTNGTITDLQGHFTLSVKDNVEMIISYVGYKTITLHAKPTMKIVLEEDTEMLSEIVVTGYTTQRKADLTGAVSVINVNEIQKQGENNPIKALQGRVPGMNISADGNPSGSSTVRIRGIGTLNDNDPLYIIDGVPTKSGMHELNGNDIESIQVLKDAASASIYGSRAANGVIIITTKKGKKGQVKVNFDASLTVSSYQSKLDVLNSKEYGRAMWQAYVNDGINPNSNGIGYLYNWGYESNNQPVLNGLKLPQYLNSDSTMPASDTDWFNEITRTGVIQQYNLSVSNGSERGNSFFSAGYYHNDGIIKDTDFERFSARMNTDYKLIGNMLTIGENFTLNRTSEVNAPGNIISDALDMPSIIPVHNTSGGWGGPVGNLPDRNNPARVVSDNRNNKYIYWRLFGNAFINLNLSKGFKIRSNFGLDYANKQQRNFTLPYKNGYKSDDLSAVTMKQEHWTKWMWNALATYEIESGKHRGDAMLGLELNREDDTNFSAYKEGFAILTKDYMWPDAGIGQSQTYGNGEGFSLLSYFGKINYSYADKYLASLTLRNDGSSRFGKNNRYATFPAASLGWRISEEAFMKGSKTVIDDLKLRASWGKTGNQNIANLARYTIYVSNYGTNDTYAGGTYGTSYDIAGANGGGTLASGFKRNQLGNDNIKWETTTQTNIGLDFSLFSQSLYGSAEYYYKKTTDILTVLTGLAALGEGGNKYVNAGSMQNKGVEFNLGYRRKTKSGFDYDINMNLSAYRNKVLYVPETVAAVGTFGGNGVKSVVGHSIYSQVGYVADGIFKSQEELLNHATQEGAGVGRIRYKDLDRNGIINEADQTWIYNPTPDFSYGINMHFGYKNFDLSLFWQGVQGVDAIMYDVKKQTDFWSASNVNYLNKGKRVLKAWTPINYNSNIPALTTTDTNNEKRLSSYYVENGSFLKLRNMQLGYRLPDEIVSKLKMQSVRFYVSGQNLLTIKSKSFTGEDPENPLYGYPIPLNVTFGFSIGF from the coding sequence ATGGCACAACAAATCACAATAAATGGTATTGTAACGTCAAAAAACGATGGTGAGCCTATAATAGGAGCTAGCGTTTTAGAAAAAGGGACAACCAATGGAACTATAACTGATTTGCAAGGTCATTTTACTTTGTCTGTTAAGGATAATGTGGAAATGATTATTTCTTATGTAGGGTATAAAACAATAACGCTACATGCTAAACCTACAATGAAGATTGTTTTGGAGGAAGATACCGAAATGTTATCTGAAATTGTTGTTACCGGTTATACTACACAGCGAAAGGCGGACTTAACAGGAGCTGTATCTGTCATAAACGTTAATGAAATACAGAAACAGGGAGAGAATAACCCTATTAAAGCATTACAAGGTAGGGTGCCAGGTATGAATATTTCTGCTGATGGTAACCCCAGTGGTTCATCAACTGTACGTATTAGGGGAATAGGGACACTGAACGATAATGATCCTTTATATATCATTGATGGTGTTCCAACTAAAAGCGGTATGCATGAATTGAATGGTAATGATATTGAGTCTATTCAAGTTTTGAAAGATGCTGCATCGGCTTCTATCTATGGTTCAAGAGCCGCTAACGGAGTCATTATTATAACAACAAAGAAAGGTAAGAAGGGGCAAGTGAAAGTGAATTTTGATGCTTCTTTAACTGTTTCCAGCTATCAATCAAAATTAGATGTACTGAACTCTAAAGAATATGGGCGTGCTATGTGGCAAGCATATGTAAACGATGGCATAAATCCCAATTCAAATGGTATAGGTTACCTATATAATTGGGGATATGAAAGTAATAATCAGCCAGTTCTTAATGGACTAAAGCTACCCCAATATCTCAATAGTGATAGCACAATGCCGGCATCAGATACTGATTGGTTCAACGAAATTACTCGCACTGGCGTTATTCAGCAGTATAATTTATCGGTAAGCAATGGAAGTGAGAGAGGTAACTCATTCTTCTCTGCTGGATATTATCATAATGATGGTATTATAAAAGATACTGATTTTGAGCGTTTCTCAGCTCGTATGAATACAGACTACAAGTTAATAGGAAATATGTTAACAATAGGAGAAAACTTCACACTTAACCGTACATCAGAAGTGAATGCTCCGGGCAATATTATTAGCGATGCCCTTGATATGCCTTCTATTATTCCTGTACATAATACAAGTGGAGGATGGGGAGGCCCTGTTGGAAATTTACCTGATCGAAATAATCCTGCCCGGGTTGTATCAGACAATCGCAATAATAAATATATTTATTGGCGTTTGTTCGGTAATGCTTTTATTAATCTCAATCTATCTAAAGGTTTTAAGATACGCTCTAATTTTGGTTTGGACTATGCTAACAAGCAACAACGCAACTTTACGCTCCCTTATAAAAATGGATACAAAAGTGATGATTTGAGTGCTGTAACAATGAAGCAAGAGCATTGGACTAAATGGATGTGGAATGCATTGGCTACTTATGAAATTGAGAGTGGGAAGCATCGTGGGGATGCTATGTTGGGGCTGGAACTTAATCGCGAAGATGACACCAACTTTTCTGCCTATAAAGAGGGCTTTGCGATATTAACCAAAGACTATATGTGGCCTGATGCGGGAATAGGACAATCGCAGACTTATGGTAATGGAGAAGGATTTTCTTTGCTCTCTTATTTTGGTAAAATAAATTATTCATATGCCGATAAATATTTAGCATCTTTGACTTTACGTAATGATGGTTCTTCTCGATTTGGTAAGAATAATCGCTATGCAACTTTTCCTGCTGCATCATTAGGATGGCGTATTAGTGAAGAAGCGTTTATGAAAGGTTCAAAGACTGTTATAGATGATTTGAAATTAAGAGCATCTTGGGGAAAAACGGGGAATCAAAATATTGCTAATTTAGCCAGATATACTATCTATGTTTCAAATTACGGAACAAATGACACTTACGCCGGTGGAACTTATGGAACGTCTTATGATATTGCTGGAGCAAATGGTGGTGGAACTCTTGCTTCAGGTTTCAAACGCAATCAGTTAGGTAACGATAATATTAAATGGGAAACAACCACTCAGACCAATATTGGTTTGGACTTTTCCCTATTTAGTCAGTCATTATATGGTTCGGCTGAATACTATTATAAAAAGACAACTGATATATTAACTGTACTAACTGGTCTCGCTGCCTTAGGTGAAGGAGGAAATAAATATGTAAACGCAGGTTCTATGCAAAATAAGGGCGTAGAATTCAATTTAGGATATCGTAGAAAAACAAAATCAGGATTTGATTATGATATAAATATGAATTTATCTGCTTACAGGAATAAGGTTCTTTATGTACCTGAAACTGTTGCGGCAGTAGGTACTTTTGGTGGGAATGGCGTGAAAAGCGTAGTGGGACATTCGATCTATTCTCAAGTTGGATATGTAGCTGACGGAATATTTAAATCACAAGAAGAACTTCTTAATCACGCCACTCAGGAAGGGGCTGGCGTTGGACGCATACGTTATAAAGATTTAGATAGGAATGGTATTATTAATGAGGCTGATCAAACTTGGATATATAACCCTACTCCTGACTTTAGCTATGGTATCAATATGCATTTTGGATATAAAAACTTCGATTTATCTCTTTTTTGGCAAGGAGTACAAGGAGTTGATGCTATTATGTATGATGTGAAGAAACAAACTGATTTCTGGTCTGCTTCCAATGTGAATTATTTAAATAAAGGGAAGAGAGTTTTGAAAGCATGGACGCCTATCAACTATAATTCTAATATACCTGCTCTCACTACTACTGATACTAATAATGAAAAACGTCTTTCATCTTATTATGTAGAGAATGGTTCTTTCCTCAAGCTTAGGAATATGCAGCTAGGTTATCGACTACCTGATGAAATCGTTAGTAAGTTGAAGATGCAGAGTGTACGTTTCTATGTTAGTGGACAAAACCTCTTGACTATAAAATCGAAGAGCTTTACCGGAGAGGATCCTGAAAATCCACTTTATGGTTACCCAATACCATTGAATGTAACATTTGGTTTTAGTATTGGCTTTTGA
- a CDS encoding GH32 C-terminal domain-containing protein — protein MLTFVAIFAILQVHANDGKLIIKHLGDKQSIIHLNTFGKYLLLPIEEKSGEAKLYVISNNDVVKTINIHLATDKVDYYVPLDLSLYDSESLLFNIQQVPDSAICWKMFQLSNTFDAKNSEQYRPLYHFTPLYGWMNDPNGMVYKDGTYHLFYQYNPYGSMWGNMHWGHAISKDLMTWKNLPVAIEPDGLGAIFSGSCVVDVDNTSGFGKGAIVAFYTSAGERQTQSMAYSLDDGLTFKKYDRNPILTSTIRDFRDPKVIWHKASNKWIMVLAAGQEIQFYSSTNLKDWVYESNFGEGQGAHTGVWECPDLVEIPIEGTTATKWVLICNLNPGGIFGGSATQYFVGSFDGKKFINESPAKTKWMDWGKDHYATVTWSNAPHGRKIALAWMSNWDYANNLPTNQYRGAFTIPRELSLYTYEGDTYLCSAPVEEVLALREATSKKKRFRVKALQPIKQLHLNNWGAYELELKIKNIDSNIMGFYLQNSKGEKVDIKYSLNEGKLIMDRRYSGKVDFSKTFATSTWAPIHNEGKEYSLRIFVDKSSIEIFDGNGKFVMTNLVFPSEPYNSINFYTEGGSYSVTSFTTYKLGLKN, from the coding sequence ATGCTAACATTCGTTGCTATTTTTGCGATTTTGCAAGTACATGCTAATGATGGGAAACTTATTATTAAGCATTTGGGTGATAAGCAAAGCATCATACATCTTAATACATTCGGGAAATACCTCTTATTACCGATTGAGGAGAAATCCGGGGAGGCTAAACTCTATGTAATATCAAATAATGATGTTGTTAAGACAATCAACATTCATCTGGCGACAGATAAGGTGGACTATTATGTGCCTCTTGATCTCTCTCTTTATGATTCTGAAAGCTTATTGTTTAATATTCAACAGGTGCCCGACTCTGCTATTTGTTGGAAAATGTTTCAATTATCCAATACCTTTGATGCAAAAAACAGTGAGCAATATAGGCCGCTTTATCATTTTACTCCATTGTATGGGTGGATGAATGATCCAAATGGTATGGTTTATAAAGATGGAACATATCACTTGTTCTATCAATATAATCCTTATGGTTCAATGTGGGGAAATATGCATTGGGGACATGCTATTAGTAAAGACTTAATGACTTGGAAGAACTTACCTGTAGCTATTGAGCCAGATGGCCTTGGGGCTATCTTTAGTGGTAGTTGTGTTGTCGATGTGGATAACACGTCCGGATTTGGAAAAGGAGCCATCGTGGCTTTTTATACATCGGCAGGAGAGCGGCAAACTCAAAGTATGGCTTATAGTTTGGATGATGGACTTACTTTTAAAAAATATGATCGGAACCCAATCTTGACTTCTACGATAAGAGACTTTCGTGACCCGAAAGTGATCTGGCATAAGGCATCCAATAAATGGATAATGGTGTTGGCTGCTGGGCAAGAAATACAATTTTACTCATCCACTAATCTAAAAGACTGGGTATACGAAAGTAATTTTGGAGAAGGGCAAGGAGCTCATACAGGAGTGTGGGAATGCCCTGATTTGGTTGAAATACCCATTGAAGGAACAACCGCCACTAAATGGGTGCTGATTTGTAATTTGAATCCCGGTGGAATATTTGGTGGATCAGCCACTCAGTATTTTGTAGGCTCTTTTGATGGTAAAAAGTTTATTAATGAATCACCTGCTAAAACAAAATGGATGGATTGGGGTAAAGATCACTATGCAACTGTGACGTGGAGTAATGCTCCACATGGACGTAAAATAGCGCTTGCATGGATGAGTAATTGGGATTATGCTAATAACTTACCAACGAACCAATATAGAGGGGCCTTTACTATTCCTCGAGAATTGTCTTTATATACCTATGAAGGAGATACCTATTTATGTAGTGCACCAGTTGAAGAAGTGCTGGCATTAAGGGAAGCTACGAGCAAGAAGAAAAGATTTAGAGTAAAAGCCTTGCAGCCTATAAAACAATTGCACTTAAATAATTGGGGAGCTTATGAATTAGAACTAAAGATAAAAAACATAGATTCGAATATTATGGGATTTTATCTTCAAAATTCAAAAGGAGAAAAGGTTGATATAAAATATAGTCTTAATGAAGGCAAATTAATAATGGATAGAAGATACAGCGGAAAGGTCGATTTTAGTAAAACTTTTGCTACTTCTACTTGGGCACCTATACATAATGAAGGTAAAGAATACTCCTTGCGAATCTTTGTAGATAAAAGTAGTATTGAAATATTCGATGGCAACGGGAAGTTTGTCATGACGAACCTTGTTTTCCCTTCGGAGCCCTACAATAGTATTAACTTTTATACTGAAGGAGGTTCATACAGTGTTACGTCTTTTACAACTTATAAATTAGGACTGAAAAATTAA
- a CDS encoding glycoside hydrolase family 32 protein encodes MRNMILSIAYILGISLSVIACNDDNTPVTDDKDLNETTTFKSVPEPNIYNLYYKPAVGYVGDPMPFYDEVSGKQYILYLQDWRDGASTYHPIHCVSTSDASSYVSYGESIPCGTLAEQDPALGTGSTILKDGIYYTFYTGYKDNATSLQSKEAILLAKSTDLKTWKKDRSFRLDAPSGYNSNDFRDPEVFYDDEAGVYKMLVATKKNGTAIIAQFSSTDLSNWTVNEPFFHNVWGRFYECPDVFKMGDYWYMIYSDKDITRQVQYFYAPTLAELQQRSDANFPPNEGKLEGTAFYAGKTAGIGNERYLYGWCFTRSGKDNAGTGDWAGNLVAHKLIQNNDGTLGLTIPDAVEEKFEKNQTPVERDTKGVVSGSILDGYTLSAGASVRFSRLGANNKITMKVKAPANNEAVFGLSFVDCSDLNIKYNIYIEARWKMLKFDKVITDSETGQESRININSNGFTPSSDANYTITVVNEQSVCVVYVNGQYAFTNRIYNMQYNPWGIFSSDGSVTITDVTLSSY; translated from the coding sequence ATGAGAAATATGATTCTTTCCATTGCATATATACTTGGAATATCATTATCAGTTATTGCTTGCAATGATGATAATACTCCAGTCACAGATGATAAAGATCTGAATGAAACAACCACTTTTAAGAGTGTGCCTGAACCTAATATTTACAACTTATACTATAAACCTGCTGTGGGATATGTGGGTGATCCGATGCCTTTTTATGATGAAGTGAGCGGTAAACAATACATCTTGTATTTGCAAGATTGGCGTGATGGAGCTTCCACTTATCATCCTATTCATTGTGTCAGTACATCTGATGCCTCTTCTTATGTATCTTATGGAGAGTCAATACCTTGTGGAACACTCGCTGAGCAAGATCCTGCTCTTGGTACAGGAAGTACTATACTCAAGGATGGCATTTATTATACTTTTTACACAGGGTATAAGGATAATGCTACTAGTTTACAATCAAAAGAGGCTATCTTACTTGCAAAATCTACTGATTTAAAGACCTGGAAAAAAGATCGTTCGTTTCGTTTAGATGCTCCAAGTGGATACAATTCTAACGATTTCCGTGATCCGGAGGTTTTTTACGATGATGAGGCTGGAGTATACAAAATGCTGGTTGCGACAAAGAAGAATGGAACAGCTATTATCGCTCAATTTAGCTCAACAGATTTATCTAACTGGACTGTGAATGAACCTTTCTTTCATAATGTATGGGGGCGATTCTATGAGTGTCCCGATGTTTTTAAAATGGGAGATTACTGGTACATGATATATTCTGATAAAGATATAACACGTCAGGTACAATATTTTTATGCACCTACATTGGCAGAGCTACAACAAAGGAGTGATGCAAACTTTCCTCCCAACGAAGGAAAATTGGAGGGTACGGCATTTTATGCGGGCAAAACGGCTGGCATAGGAAATGAACGATATCTATACGGGTGGTGTTTCACACGTTCTGGAAAAGACAATGCAGGAACAGGCGATTGGGCTGGTAACTTGGTGGCTCATAAGCTAATTCAAAATAATGATGGTACGCTAGGACTTACTATTCCTGATGCTGTAGAAGAGAAATTTGAAAAAAATCAAACTCCAGTGGAACGCGATACAAAGGGAGTGGTAAGTGGTAGCATTTTAGATGGGTATACTCTTAGTGCAGGAGCTTCTGTTCGCTTTTCACGATTGGGAGCGAATAATAAGATAACGATGAAAGTTAAAGCTCCGGCTAATAACGAAGCAGTATTTGGCCTTTCATTTGTTGATTGCAGTGACCTAAATATAAAATATAATATTTATATTGAAGCGCGATGGAAGATGCTTAAATTTGATAAGGTCATAACTGATTCAGAAACGGGGCAAGAATCAAGGATAAATATTAATAGCAATGGATTTACCCCTTCATCAGATGCTAATTATACGATTACAGTCGTTAATGAACAGTCGGTATGCGTTGTCTATGTTAATGGACAATACGCATTCACAAATCGCATATATAATATGCAATATAATCCATGGGGTATTTTTTCATCGGATGGTTCTGTTACTATTACTGATGTAACATTAAGTTCATATTAA